In Rhodamnia argentea isolate NSW1041297 chromosome 1, ASM2092103v1, whole genome shotgun sequence, the genomic window tttctcttcaggATGTTTTATCTTATTGATAAGCTAATCATAATTATAATTATTAAGATTAGATGTTAGTGATTTTGATGAATGaagatatctcatttgagtccTTGTTAGTATATCCAATaacatttttgttttatttgatgTTCTTAATTTTGTCTCACCTCATCCTAATCTTGAGATATATCAAATATagatattttttgtctttttatctCGATAACTAAATGCAACCTACCGAAACATATGTGAACATATCAAGGTCATCCATTTTAAGGAGTAAAATTCCTCAACGAGTTCACATCATAGCACATATGGGCATAATACTACTAGAAGTGTGCCATCGGATCGGGTTTACTCGAAAATCGGATCGAACCATCCGAAAAATTGGTCCGAAAACAAGTTCGTGTTCAAACCGTTCCGGATACagattctaatttttgaaaaccGGTTGGAACCGGTCTGATTCCCAATTTCAAGTGAAGACCCACTCGAGAACTAGGACTAGTTTTGGAATAGGTTTTTAactattgttaaaaaaaaaaatcctagtctCACTTGCCTCACCTCCTCTCTTTTTGGtagattgtaatttttattgctcatattaggattgttgcttttggtggatagtgAGTTTTATCATTCAATCTTTCACTTTGAATCATTTCATtgttactcatattattttgctggaaaaaataaaattataaaaagaagcaaaaagaaaaataggttctTGGGTAGACCTCGGAatcggacccaaaaaaaaaagagtaggtTCCAAAATAGGTTCTAGGACAAAAAAGGTAtgcttcaagtttcaaaaattgagaaccagTTATAACagagtaggtttcgggttctaggttTAGAACATACCCACCCGGACTATGCTCATCCATAAATACCACTAACTCATCTTCGATTCATAAATCAATAcatatagctttttttttttgggggaggggaaTACATATAGCTTTTCACAATTCATTTCATCAAGCAGAATTCATTTTATATAGAATTTCTTAAGTACTTCCAAATAATCAACTTACACGTCATTTCAAGAGATGCTTTAATTTGCCATTTCATATAAAtgctgctttttctttttaataaacATCATGCCGTGTTATTCATCTTTCTTATTCGGCTAAATTATAACATACTTAATTCCTATAATTTTCAAGCATGAGTGTCTAAATCATGAAAAAGGATAAGCACTACTCACCTAAATAATACGAACCAAACAATGGAAGCTACTTCGAGCCGAAAACTCGAAATCCAATTAATTAAGTGAAAAACTACCTTAGCTAAGACTCAATTAAGCTAAGTTTATCGAGTAACAAAATGACCCCGCCACGCTAACAAAATGCTCGCCCAAAGCAGAATCACTACTGCCGTACATTGTACTGCGACCGCTCGTGCACCGAATTCGATACACTTCATTTCAACTCTTGGACTAAACAAAATTACCAAATCGACTTCTATAAAATCCCGTGGCTCCGCGACACCACAAATTTTCTTTACGACATGATTTTATAGCTCAGCAACCTTTAGAAGCAATCCAGCAACTCAATATccaacataatcctaaattacATCTTGAttaagaaattttctttttttctttctgagcACTTCGAAGCCACGTTGACTCAGCGGGTCAAGATACCCAGTTGTTACAGTGCTTGCCATTCGTTTCCTGAGTATTCTTATTGGATTAAGCATTGATTTTTGGGAGACGCCCATCTTGGTTGAGTTTTAGTCATATGTCCTTCCCCAAACAGGACCACGATGTGCACATGACTAGGCTTAAGCGTTTGCAGAGTCTACTGATGTCTTCCTGACTCATAATTGCATTTCCTCTTGATGCCGATTGGTAACAACTAAGATTCTGAACACGTACTTCTTGATGCACCATCTGCAGATTTTACATACTCGTATCGAGAACGTGTTTTGCGGTCTCATTCGAGGAACGTCAAGCGAGCGCCGTGACTAGTACAAGGATTAGTTAACAATGGGCGAGATGTGATAACCTTCGTCCTGATCAGTCTCTGCCGATTTTTCATACCATTCTGTTTAAAGTCTTGATTTAGAAGTCGTATCTGATGGCGAAATACACACTAGGAACAGGTTCAAAGCTGCAAGTGATGCGATGGTCCGACTCACCATGTGCAACAACCTCCACCATATGCAAATTATCAAGAGAATCATCCTATTAAAAGCAAATATTTCAAGCCAATTCTTGCCGCAACTCCTACGTTTAGATggtcaaatgaaaaatgctcTTTAAAGCAACTCCTAGAATTAGATATAGAAGACACTTCCAACAAATTATTCTATGGGCCTGACCAAGATGATGTAATATTCAGCAAAGATCATGCTTGTGTTTGTGTACTGAACACAAACTTCTTCAAAACTGCCTGTTACTAGTTTAAAAGTGAATTGGCACACGAGGATCATATTTGACAAACATAAATGCATCAAGACACAAAATTCATTGCTCCAACCTTATGAGACAGATGATGCCATCTAGCTGACATTCCTTCATCGATTGGATAAGGGAACTCTTTATTTTGGTAGTTCTTCTGCACCATCTGCAGATTTTACAAACTCATATCGAAAGCGGGTTTTTGCGGTCTCATTAGAGAGATGTCGAGTGAGCACTGTAGCCAGTACAAGGACCGATTAACAAAGGGCGAGAAGTGATGACTTTTGCTTTGATCAATCTTTGCCGGTTTTTCAGGCCATTCTGTTTAAAATCCTGATATAGAAGGCATATCTGATGGTGAAATACCCACAAGAACAGGCTCAAAGCTACAAGCAGTATGATGGTCCAACTCCCCGTATACTCATCAGTGCAACAGCCTCTACCATTTGCAAACTAGGAAAACGCTGAGAATCAAATCGTCCTATTAAAAGTAAATCTTGCAAGCCAATTCTTGCCGCAACTCCTACGTTTAGATGGTCAGATGATGATGCTCTAAAGCAACTCCCAGAATTAGACACAGAACCAACTTCCAACAAATTATTCTGCGTGCCTCACTGAGATGATGTAGTTCTCAGCTGACCGGATATGCACAAGCCAGCTGGATCTCCATCCCAGCTTCTGTATAAATAGATGCTTCAGCTAGTCGCTGAACACCAACCATAGCCTTTCCACTACTTGAATCCGCATTCCAGACTAAGACCACCAATGGCTTTCATTTATCTCCTCTGCCTAATTGCTCTGATTTCATGTGCCAAGGTCTCTCCTGCCAATGGCCAGTCATCTCCGGCTCAATCAAAGAGCAGTGACTTGAAAACCTACATTGTCCACCTGACTATCCCCGATGGCCATCACCTTTCTGAATTGAAGGATCTTGAATCCTGGTATTACTCGTTTTTGCCTGCGAGTTCTACAGCCTCGGAGAACCAGAGCCGTGTGCTTTACTCCTATCGAAACGTGATGACCGGCTTTGCGGCAAGGCTGACTCCTGATGAAGTCGCCGCGATGCAGGATAAGCCTGGATTTGTGGCGGCTCACCCGGAGCAAATATATAGGCTACAGACAACTCACAGCCCGCAGTTCTTGGGCTTACCTCTACCTCAGGGATCTTCCAATGGTTCGACTATGGGCAAGGGAATTATCATCGGCGTTATGGATACGGGTGTGACGCCAGATCACCCCTCATTCAGCGGAGATGGAATGCCGCCTCCGCCGGCCAAATGGAAAGGGAGGTGCGACTTCGAGTCTTCCCGATGTAATAACAAATTGATAGGTGCAAGGACCTTCGACGCCTCGGCTAAGAAAAGTGTGTCCATGCCACCAATCGACGATGTCGGACATGGCACTCACACAGCCAGCACTGCAGCTGGTGCTTCTGTGCAGCGAGCCAATACGCTCGGGATGGCCGATGGCACGGCAGGTGGCATGGCTCCACATGCTCACCTGGCGATGTATAAAGTGTGCTTTGGAATATATTGTTCTCTGGGTGACATACTTGCTGGACTTGATGCTGCCCTGGCTGACGACGTTGACATAATCTCGATGTCCCTCGGCGGTTCCTCCTCTCCGTTTTATACAGACGGCATCGCGGTAGCAGCTTTTGCAGCCATTCAAAGAGGGATCTTCGTGAGCTGCTCTGCTGGGAATTCCGGCCCTAACCCAGGCTCGCTATCGAACGTGGCTCCGTGGATTCTCACCGTGGGGGCGAGCACCATCGATAGGAACATTGTCTCCATTGTAAAACTCGGGAATGGAGCGGAATATGAAGGTGAGACACTATACCAACCCTCTTTCACTTCGACTTTACTGCCTCTTGTGTATCCTGGAATCGATGGTACGGAAGAGTCCATATACTGTGTCCCTGGATACTTAAAAAGCAGTCAAGTGAAGGGGAAGGTTGTCTTGTGCGAACGAGGGATGGTAAGCCGGTTTTCCAAAGCGGAAGAGGTGCAAAGAGCCGGTGGGGCTGCTATGATTATGATGAACCAAGAAATGGATGGTTTCAGTACCTTGGCCGATGCTTATGACCTCCCTGCGTCTCATGTCAGCTACTTCGCTGGTAAGAAGATCAAAGCCTACATCAATGTCACTAAAACTCCTACTGCTGCCATCCTGTTCAAAGGAACCGTGCTTGGAAACCCAACTGCTCCCGCGCTTACTTCTTTCTCTTCGAGAGGCCCAAGCTTAGTTAGCCCAGGAATTCTGAAGCCAGACATTATTGGTCCTGGTGTGAACATATTAGCAGCTTGGCCATTTCCCATCAGAAATGACACAAAAGCGAAGTATTACTTTGACATAATTTCTGGCACTTCCATGTCTTGCCCTCACCTCAGTGGCATCGTGGCTTTGATAAAGGGCGTTCATCCGGATTGGTCTCCAGCAGCGATCAAATCAGCTATCATGACTTCAGCAAAGCAGCTGAACATCAAGCAAAACCCAATCCTGGACGAACAGCTTCAACCTGCAGATGTCTTTGCCATTGGAGCAGGCCATGTCGATGCCGTAAAGGCCATTGACCCCGGATTCGTTTACGACATTCAGCCCGACGACTACATTCCTTACCTCTGCGGTCTGGGATACACTGACAAGCAGGTGGGTACAATTGCTCACAAAACAGTCAAATGCTCGGGAGTATCCAGCATTCCTGAGGGAGAGCTGAACTACCCCTCATTTTCGGTCACCCTCGGACCTCCGCAGACATTTACTAGGACCGTGACTAATGTTGGAACAGACTATTCGACTTTTGCTGTCACGGTCGTTCCCCCACCGGGCGTGCATGTCACCGTGAAGCCTGACAAACtcaacttctcaaaattggaacagaAGGCAACATATTCAATCACACTCAGCCGTGCCAATTCCACTCACAAGGCCACCAAGTTCACCGAAGGATATTTGAGGTGGGATTCCAAGAAGTACTCTGTTAGGAGTCCAATTTCGGTTAAGTTCAATTAAGAAGCAGTTGCGAGCAGAAATAAAGCGATGATATTAGCTCGTTGGCCTGTACTTTCATCTTACCACGATTTCATGATGAACAAAAAAGCATAGATATTGTTGTTATGTAATTTCCCTTTGTTTGTGTGAAACTATTGGAAATGCTTTCAGTATACTTGTCTTCTCAGGAGTTTTTCTATCACCAGGATATACCCTTCGAATTTGGTAGGTGAGGGAAAAGCAAAGATGAAGATTCAGATACATCAAAGTAGGCTTTTATAAGTACATGAATCAAGAACTTAGTAACTAATAAAGTAGTTGGGCCCCAAAGATGAAACGTAAGTAATTGCAGTTAAACTTAATATGCCTGTTTTCCCATGAAACTGATCAACTTGGACAGTAAAAAGTGTTCTCTACATGAATGAAGTTGTTAAGTTATTAGTTCTGATCAAGTGAACAGCCTCTGTTTGGACAGAGGGGACAAAACAGGGGAATGAAAATGAGtgagattttgaaaaattctcCGAGTACTTGAGTTGATGAAAAAGCCTACCCTTTGTCCCGTATAATTACTGACAGAGCTATTGTTGGCGAAAGGAAGATTTGATAAATGTAAATTCCTTCTTACTGGAGTTACAGTATTTGTGAATAAGTTGctcaaagaaaagagaaaacgaGAACTTT contains:
- the LOC115728221 gene encoding subtilisin-like protease 4, with the translated sequence MAFIYLLCLIALISCAKVSPANGQSSPAQSKSSDLKTYIVHLTIPDGHHLSELKDLESWYYSFLPASSTASENQSRVLYSYRNVMTGFAARLTPDEVAAMQDKPGFVAAHPEQIYRLQTTHSPQFLGLPLPQGSSNGSTMGKGIIIGVMDTGVTPDHPSFSGDGMPPPPAKWKGRCDFESSRCNNKLIGARTFDASAKKSVSMPPIDDVGHGTHTASTAAGASVQRANTLGMADGTAGGMAPHAHLAMYKVCFGIYCSLGDILAGLDAALADDVDIISMSLGGSSSPFYTDGIAVAAFAAIQRGIFVSCSAGNSGPNPGSLSNVAPWILTVGASTIDRNIVSIVKLGNGAEYEGETLYQPSFTSTLLPLVYPGIDGTEESIYCVPGYLKSSQVKGKVVLCERGMVSRFSKAEEVQRAGGAAMIMMNQEMDGFSTLADAYDLPASHVSYFAGKKIKAYINVTKTPTAAILFKGTVLGNPTAPALTSFSSRGPSLVSPGILKPDIIGPGVNILAAWPFPIRNDTKAKYYFDIISGTSMSCPHLSGIVALIKGVHPDWSPAAIKSAIMTSAKQLNIKQNPILDEQLQPADVFAIGAGHVDAVKAIDPGFVYDIQPDDYIPYLCGLGYTDKQVGTIAHKTVKCSGVSSIPEGELNYPSFSVTLGPPQTFTRTVTNVGTDYSTFAVTVVPPPGVHVTVKPDKLNFSKLEQKATYSITLSRANSTHKATKFTEGYLRWDSKKYSVRSPISVKFN